The genomic region GAATATTGCCGATGACATATCGTAGTTCATCAGCGGTTACATCTTTGAGAGTGACTACATCGAGAAAATGCACGCCTGGTTTGATATATTCGCTAGTATTCAAAGCTGTTGAGGCGTTTCCTTTTTCATCGCGCATCGTACCATTTTCATAAATGGCGTTAATTGTGCGATCGCCCACAACGTCACTAGCAGGTAAAATACTAAAAGCGTCCTCAGTCCAAATACGGCTTTTCTGTGCGCCACCGCCACCAGCAGCGAAACCATAAAGGAAACAATCTACGCACATTTCGCAGGGTGAATTAGTATTTAAAGAACAAAGTGAGCCATCTTTACTATTAGTATATAAAAGCTCATGCGCTCTTAAGTGTTCCCTTCCGTAACGTCTTTCTGGTGCTACTTGTTTGCGTTTAGTCATTACCAAGCGTTGAACTATAGTTTTTTGATTTTCACCTTCTAAGCCAGCTTGGACAAACTCGCTACACACAGGTTCGCCAGAACCTTCTGTACGAAAGATAGTTTCAGAATGAGTTGTTCTTAAAACTACTAAGGTAATAAAACGTCCTTTGGGAAAATTTTCGTAAGTAGTTGCAAGAACTGAAGAAAGCTTTTGAATCGACATAATTAACTCCTATTAATTAAATATTAGTAGTTATTTCAGCAGGATCGTCTTGAGATTGAGCTTTTAGTTGCTTGCGTGCTTCCTCAAGAAAGAATAAATAGGCAGCTTCTAAAGTTTTTCGGTCAGATAAAATCTTTTCAGGACGTGCTGAATAAACTTCTTCATATAGCTTTCGCAAAACCTCGTAATAACGTTTAACTTGTTCTAGCTTCGTCGCACCAACGCCATGTTCG from Chroococcidiopsis sp. SAG 2025 harbors:
- the cas7d gene encoding type I-D CRISPR-associated protein Cas7/Csc2, which codes for MSIQKLSSVLATTYENFPKGRFITLVVLRTTHSETIFRTEGSGEPVCSEFVQAGLEGENQKTIVQRLVMTKRKQVAPERRYGREHLRAHELLYTNSKDGSLCSLNTNSPCEMCVDCFLYGFAAGGGGAQKSRIWTEDAFSILPASDVVGDRTINAIYENGTMRDEKGNASTALNTSEYIKPGVHFLDVVTLKDVTADELRYVIGNILFTSRYGAVSSRVGRMENQILGVFGSITELPSSLELVQATYDVLDKPLEHPLNSKQLITASKQVIANWQNKRGVSVHLSEAELFNLIADVETYWSEAERDSFLKRLSQSYEPFRQVVSEKKKAKGKGKNNSVEVES